From Streptomyces sp. Edi4, one genomic window encodes:
- the pruA gene encoding L-glutamate gamma-semialdehyde dehydrogenase, producing the protein MDAVTQVPAPVNEPVHGYAPGSPERARLEAKLKELAENPVDLPMTINGVKRMGGGERFDVVQPHNHKAVIGTYANATEQDAKDAIDAALAAAPAWRAMSFDDRAAIILRAAELLSGPWRETLAASTMLGQSKTAQQAEIDTPCELVDFWRFNVHYARNLLAEQPPANSPGVWNRMDHRPLEGFVYAITPFNFTAIAGNLPTAPALMGNVVVWKPSPTQTHAAVLLMRLLEEAGLPKGVINLVTGDGLAVSEVALNHRDLAGIHFTGSTKTFQHLWKTVGTNIEKYRTYPRLVGETGGKDFVVAHPSADRAVLKTALTRGSFEYQGQKCSASSRAYVPASIWNDGFKEEFAAEVDGITMGDVTDLSNFIGAVIDERSFAKNKAAIDRAKADASCTIVAGGTYDDSVGYFVRPTVIECTDPANEVFTTEYFGPILAVHVYDDAKYDEMLEQMESASDYALTGAVISNDRAAAAYTMDKLRYAAGNFYINDKSTGAVVGQQPFGGGRASGTNDKAGAPQNLMRWTLTRAIKETLVPPTDYTYPHMG; encoded by the coding sequence ATGGACGCTGTGACCCAGGTCCCCGCCCCGGTCAACGAGCCGGTGCACGGCTACGCCCCTGGTTCCCCGGAGCGCGCCCGTCTGGAAGCCAAGCTCAAGGAGCTGGCCGAGAACCCCGTCGACCTGCCGATGACCATCAACGGTGTCAAGCGGATGGGCGGCGGTGAGCGCTTCGACGTCGTGCAGCCGCACAACCACAAGGCGGTCATCGGCACCTACGCCAACGCCACCGAGCAGGACGCCAAGGACGCCATCGACGCCGCCCTCGCCGCCGCCCCGGCCTGGCGCGCGATGTCCTTCGACGACCGCGCCGCGATCATCCTGCGCGCCGCCGAGCTCCTGTCGGGCCCCTGGCGCGAGACGCTGGCCGCCTCCACCATGCTCGGCCAGTCCAAGACCGCCCAGCAGGCCGAGATCGACACCCCGTGCGAGCTCGTCGACTTCTGGCGCTTCAACGTGCACTACGCGCGCAACCTGCTCGCCGAGCAGCCCCCGGCGAACTCCCCGGGCGTGTGGAACCGCATGGACCACCGCCCGCTCGAGGGCTTCGTGTACGCGATCACGCCGTTCAACTTCACGGCCATCGCGGGCAACCTGCCGACCGCCCCGGCCCTGATGGGCAACGTCGTGGTGTGGAAGCCGTCCCCGACGCAGACCCACGCCGCCGTGCTGCTCATGCGCCTCCTGGAGGAGGCGGGCCTGCCCAAGGGCGTCATCAACCTCGTCACCGGTGACGGCCTGGCCGTCTCCGAGGTCGCCCTGAACCACCGCGACCTCGCGGGCATCCACTTCACGGGTTCCACCAAGACCTTCCAGCACCTGTGGAAGACGGTCGGCACCAACATCGAGAAGTACCGCACCTACCCGCGTCTGGTCGGCGAGACCGGCGGCAAGGACTTCGTCGTCGCGCACCCCAGCGCCGACCGCGCGGTCCTGAAGACCGCGCTGACCCGTGGCTCCTTCGAGTACCAGGGCCAGAAGTGCTCCGCGTCCTCGCGCGCCTACGTCCCGGCGTCCATCTGGAACGACGGCTTCAAGGAGGAGTTCGCGGCCGAGGTCGACGGCATCACCATGGGTGACGTCACCGACCTGTCGAACTTCATCGGCGCGGTCATCGACGAGCGCTCCTTCGCCAAGAACAAGGCCGCGATCGACCGCGCGAAGGCCGACGCCTCCTGCACGATCGTCGCGGGCGGCACCTACGACGACTCGGTGGGCTACTTCGTGCGCCCGACCGTCATCGAGTGCACGGACCCGGCCAACGAGGTCTTCACGACCGAGTACTTCGGCCCGATCCTCGCCGTGCACGTCTACGACGACGCCAAGTACGACGAGATGCTGGAGCAGATGGAGTCGGCCTCCGACTACGCCCTGACCGGCGCCGTCATCTCCAACGACCGCGCGGCGGCCGCGTACACGATGGACAAGCTCCGCTACGCGGCGGGCAACTTCTACATCAACGACAAGTCGACCGGCGCCGTCGTCGGCCAGCAGCCCTTCGGCGGCGGCCGCGCGTCCGGCACCAACGACAAGGCGGGCGCCCCGCAGAACCTGATGCGCTGGACGCTGACCCGCGCCATCAAGGAGACGCTGGTCCCGCCGACCGACTACACCTACCCGCACATGGGCTGA
- a CDS encoding nitroreductase family protein, whose amino-acid sequence MPTPTEQHWTPVHGEPYRPVPYRPARMATAETLARAAELRARMDERRTVRSFSPDPVPEQAVRDAVACAATAPSGAHQQPWTFVLVKDADVRRRIREAAEEEERVSYDGRLGEEWLAALRPIGTDAVKTHLTDAPVLLVVFQQRYWLADDGTKHKHYYVDESVGIAVGLLLSALHQSGLAALVHTPSPMRFLSRVLDRPANEKAFAVIPVGYPADDCEVPDLVRKSLGQVLVEI is encoded by the coding sequence ATGCCGACACCTACCGAGCAGCACTGGACCCCGGTCCACGGCGAGCCCTACCGGCCCGTCCCCTACCGCCCGGCCCGGATGGCAACCGCCGAGACCCTGGCCCGGGCCGCCGAATTGCGCGCGCGCATGGACGAGCGCCGTACCGTACGCAGCTTCTCGCCCGACCCCGTCCCCGAGCAGGCCGTGCGCGACGCCGTCGCCTGCGCCGCGACCGCGCCGTCCGGCGCCCACCAGCAGCCCTGGACGTTCGTCCTGGTCAAGGACGCCGACGTACGGCGCCGGATCCGGGAGGCGGCCGAGGAGGAGGAACGCGTCTCCTACGACGGGCGGCTCGGCGAGGAGTGGCTCGCGGCGCTCCGGCCGATCGGCACGGACGCGGTCAAGACGCACCTCACCGACGCCCCGGTGCTGCTCGTGGTCTTCCAGCAGCGCTACTGGCTGGCCGACGACGGCACCAAGCACAAGCACTACTACGTCGACGAGTCGGTCGGCATCGCGGTCGGACTGCTGCTCAGCGCCCTGCACCAGTCGGGGCTCGCCGCGCTGGTCCACACGCCGAGCCCGATGCGCTTCTTGTCGCGGGTGCTGGACCGGCCCGCGAACGAGAAGGCGTTCGCGGTCATCCCGGTCGGCTATCCGGCCGACGACTGCGAGGTGCCGGACCTGGTGCGCAAGTCGCTCGGCCAGGTGCTCGTGGAGATCTGA
- a CDS encoding PadR family transcriptional regulator encodes MAADRRSSWLKGVLDLLVLSCLVDGESYGYEISKALTAAGLGEIKGGTLYPVLNRLEEAGLAVGEFRAAERGPGRRYYRLTDDGRRALAEQGASWREFHAAVTTMLTSTLPGGPA; translated from the coding sequence ATGGCCGCAGACCGCAGATCCAGCTGGCTCAAGGGCGTCCTCGACCTCCTCGTCCTGTCCTGTCTCGTCGATGGCGAGAGCTACGGGTATGAGATCTCCAAGGCGCTCACCGCCGCGGGGCTCGGGGAGATCAAGGGCGGCACCCTCTACCCCGTGCTCAACCGCCTCGAAGAAGCCGGCCTCGCCGTCGGTGAGTTCCGGGCGGCCGAGCGCGGGCCGGGGCGCCGCTACTACCGCCTGACCGACGACGGGCGCCGGGCGCTCGCCGAACAGGGCGCTTCCTGGCGGGAGTTCCACGCGGCCGTCACGACCATGCTCACCAGCACGCTTCCAGGGGGACCCGCGTGA
- a CDS encoding NADP-dependent oxidoreductase — MTVSITVQQTARPQGLPTPADFEFVHAPVPDPVPGSALVENLYLSVDPYHRELMDEEPLRTPLEGRAIGRVVLSRDPALAEGDLVLHRQGWRTHAVVTAGAAGTRRIREHEGVPLSAHLGILGGTGLTAYVALTRILKLRTGEDLFVTAAAGGVGTAAGRIARLLGAGRIIGSAGSRKKVEYLTDAVGYDAAFDYHDGPVGDLLAKAAPGGVHAVVENVGGDHLEGAIAGLRDFGRIAWVGAVSQYNNLGRPPAAPRNLFDIVAKSIRLEGVLVRDHRDAQEELEDFLVPHLRSGRVTSDETVIEGFEGILDGFIGMLGGSNTGKLLIHVGD; from the coding sequence ATGACCGTATCGATCACCGTTCAGCAGACCGCCCGGCCCCAAGGGCTTCCCACCCCGGCCGACTTCGAGTTCGTCCACGCGCCCGTCCCGGATCCGGTGCCGGGCTCCGCGCTGGTGGAGAACCTGTATCTCTCCGTCGACCCCTACCACCGCGAGCTGATGGATGAGGAACCACTGCGCACCCCGCTGGAGGGCCGCGCCATCGGCCGGGTGGTCCTCTCGCGCGACCCGGCGCTGGCAGAGGGCGACCTCGTCCTGCACCGGCAGGGCTGGCGCACGCACGCGGTGGTCACCGCCGGCGCCGCGGGGACGCGCCGGATACGCGAGCACGAGGGCGTTCCGCTCTCGGCCCACCTCGGCATACTCGGCGGCACCGGCCTCACCGCCTATGTGGCCCTCACCCGGATCCTGAAGCTGCGGACCGGCGAAGACCTCTTCGTCACGGCGGCCGCCGGGGGCGTCGGCACGGCCGCAGGGCGCATCGCGCGGCTGCTCGGGGCGGGCCGGATCATCGGCAGCGCGGGATCGCGCAAGAAGGTCGAGTACCTGACGGACGCGGTCGGTTACGACGCCGCGTTCGACTACCACGACGGACCGGTGGGCGATCTGCTCGCCAAGGCCGCGCCCGGCGGCGTGCACGCGGTGGTCGAGAACGTCGGCGGGGACCATCTGGAGGGCGCGATCGCGGGCCTGCGCGACTTCGGCCGGATCGCCTGGGTCGGCGCGGTCTCTCAGTACAACAACCTCGGCCGGCCGCCCGCCGCGCCGCGCAACCTCTTCGACATCGTCGCCAAGAGCATCCGCCTGGAGGGCGTCCTGGTCCGCGACCACCGCGACGCGCAGGAGGAGTTGGAGGACTTCCTGGTGCCGCATCTGCGCTCGGGGCGGGTGACGTCGGACGAGACGGTGATCGAGGGCTTCGAGGGGATCCTGGACGGTTTCATCGGCATGCTGGGCGGGTCCAACACCGGAAAGCTCCTGATCCACGTCGGAGACTGA
- a CDS encoding LysR family transcriptional regulator, whose amino-acid sequence MPQLPDMNLLPSLDALLRAGSVAGAAAEMRVSPSAMSRTLGRLRRVVGDDLLVPSGRGLALTPRAHELRPRVEAALASAVAALRPPPPLELATLSREFTIRTNDGVAVIFGPALTARVLRDAPGVRLRILPEGDENPADLRDFIDLDVGQMGELPHDIRSAPLGAYGYAAVVRADGPYARERLTPERFAALPHITVTRRGRVRGVVDQHLARLGLTRDVLATVPTYTAACFFALRSDALALVPRLFALEAARAMPLAVLDIPLDLPASRFTQAWHMRVDADPAQRWLRGVLTEIVADLGRDDPAPASGPATGAA is encoded by the coding sequence ATGCCTCAGCTGCCCGACATGAATCTGCTGCCCTCCCTCGACGCCCTGTTGCGGGCCGGCAGCGTGGCGGGGGCCGCCGCCGAGATGCGCGTCTCGCCGTCCGCGATGAGCCGGACCCTGGGGCGGCTGCGCCGGGTGGTGGGCGACGACCTGCTCGTGCCGTCCGGGCGCGGCCTGGCCCTGACGCCGCGCGCCCACGAGCTGCGGCCCCGCGTCGAGGCGGCCCTCGCATCGGCCGTGGCCGCCCTGCGCCCTCCGCCCCCGCTCGAACTGGCCACGCTGTCACGGGAGTTCACCATCCGCACCAATGACGGGGTGGCCGTGATCTTCGGCCCGGCCCTGACGGCGCGGGTGCTGCGGGACGCGCCCGGCGTACGCCTTCGCATCCTGCCGGAGGGCGACGAGAACCCGGCGGACCTGCGGGACTTCATCGATCTGGACGTCGGACAGATGGGCGAACTGCCGCACGACATTCGCAGCGCGCCCCTGGGCGCGTACGGCTACGCGGCGGTGGTGCGCGCGGACGGGCCCTACGCACGGGAGCGGTTGACGCCCGAGCGGTTCGCCGCGCTCCCCCACATCACCGTCACCCGGCGCGGCCGGGTGCGCGGCGTGGTCGACCAGCATCTCGCCCGACTCGGCCTGACCCGCGACGTACTGGCCACCGTGCCCACGTACACGGCGGCCTGCTTCTTCGCGCTGCGCTCCGACGCCCTCGCGCTTGTGCCCCGCCTCTTCGCCCTGGAGGCGGCCCGGGCGATGCCGCTCGCCGTCCTGGACATCCCCCTCGACCTTCCGGCCAGCCGGTTCACGCAGGCCTGGCACATGCGGGTGGACGCGGACCCGGCGCAGCGGTGGCTGCGAGGAGTGCTCACGGAGATCGTCGCGGACCTGGGCCGGGATGATCCGGCTCCCGCGTCCGGGCCGGCCACCGGCGCGGCATAA
- a CDS encoding MFS transporter: protein MVDTRQRATALLVAGCFFMEMLDGTIVATAAPRMAASLATTPTSVGLVITVYLLTLAVLIPLSGWLTARYGARRIFLSAIALFTLASVGCALSGSLGMLVAMRVAQGAGGAMMVPVGRLLVLGTTARTDLPRIMAYIVWPGLLAPVVAPLLGGVLTTYATWHWIFLVNIPLGALAFAFARRLVTAGPTTAPPPLDLPGVLLGCTGLAALTWAAHLVAEPGSGWVTPAWLAALALLVLAAAGRHLLRTAHPLVNLRTLDVVTFRASVSGGSLFWIVVGSMPFLLPLLFQEVFGWSAVKSGAVVLFVFVGNIGIKPATTPLLNRFGFRPLLLVSAVGLALAVAGCALLGATTPLPVTAALVTLGGAARSLGLTCYSTIAFSDMAPERLRDANALSATANQLAGGLAVAVATVALRLGGALLDTPSGAYATAFCLLGAVCLAPALGALRLRGDAGDAVRTRPGRPSRPASSKVTVSDSRKSE, encoded by the coding sequence ATGGTTGACACCCGACAGCGCGCCACCGCCCTGCTCGTCGCCGGCTGCTTCTTCATGGAGATGCTGGACGGCACCATCGTGGCCACCGCCGCCCCGCGGATGGCGGCCTCCCTCGCCACCACGCCCACCTCCGTGGGCCTGGTCATCACCGTCTATCTGCTGACCCTTGCCGTGCTCATACCGCTCAGCGGCTGGCTCACCGCCCGCTACGGCGCCCGGCGGATCTTCCTGAGCGCCATCGCCCTGTTCACCCTTGCCTCGGTCGGCTGCGCCCTGAGCGGGAGCCTTGGGATGCTGGTGGCGATGCGGGTCGCGCAGGGCGCGGGGGGCGCGATGATGGTCCCGGTCGGCCGGCTGCTGGTCCTCGGCACCACCGCGAGGACCGACCTCCCCAGGATCATGGCGTACATCGTGTGGCCGGGGCTGCTCGCGCCCGTGGTCGCGCCGCTGCTCGGCGGAGTGCTCACCACGTACGCCACCTGGCACTGGATCTTCCTGGTCAACATCCCGCTCGGGGCCCTCGCGTTCGCGTTCGCCCGGCGCCTGGTGACGGCCGGGCCCACCACCGCCCCGCCGCCGCTCGACCTGCCGGGCGTGCTGCTCGGCTGCACCGGGCTCGCCGCCCTGACGTGGGCCGCCCACCTGGTCGCCGAGCCGGGCAGCGGCTGGGTGACGCCTGCCTGGCTCGCCGCGCTCGCCCTTCTCGTCCTCGCCGCCGCCGGACGCCATCTGCTGCGCACCGCCCACCCGTTGGTGAACCTGCGCACCCTGGACGTGGTGACGTTCCGGGCCAGTGTGAGCGGCGGCTCGCTCTTCTGGATCGTCGTCGGCTCCATGCCGTTCCTGCTGCCCCTGCTCTTCCAGGAGGTGTTCGGGTGGAGCGCGGTGAAATCCGGCGCGGTGGTGCTGTTCGTCTTCGTCGGCAACATCGGCATCAAGCCCGCGACCACGCCGCTGCTCAACCGCTTCGGATTCCGCCCGCTGCTGCTCGTCTCGGCCGTCGGGCTCGCACTCGCCGTCGCCGGCTGCGCGCTGCTCGGCGCCACCACCCCGCTTCCCGTGACCGCCGCCCTCGTGACGCTCGGCGGCGCCGCCCGCTCGCTCGGTCTGACCTGCTACTCCACCATCGCGTTCAGTGACATGGCACCCGAACGGCTGCGGGACGCCAACGCGCTGTCCGCGACGGCCAACCAACTCGCCGGGGGCCTCGCGGTGGCCGTCGCGACCGTCGCGCTGCGCCTGGGCGGCGCGCTCCTCGATACCCCCTCCGGCGCCTACGCGACGGCGTTCTGCCTGCTCGGCGCGGTCTGTCTGGCCCCCGCCCTCGGTGCGCTGCGGCTGCGCGGGGACGCCGGGGACGCGGTGCGTACCCGGCCCGGACGGCCGTCCCGGCCGGCGTCGTCGAAGGTGACCGTCTCAGATAGTAGGAAGTCCGAGTAA